AACGCGCGGTTTCACGGGCCTGTTGCTGCCTCCAGACTCCGGACACCACCTCAGACCGCACGCCGCCGAACCCTAGTCTGGAGGCTTCCTCCGCACCGACTCCAAGTCTAGACACGCCGTCGTGAGGAAAACGTCGGCATCCGGGCCACCCCGGTTCTGATCGTGCCGTCTCCTGGCCAAGCAGGGGGAGGATTACCGCCGAAGCCGTCCGTCAAGCCTCCAGACGAGGTCGGCTTCTCGTCGACAACCCGAGAACTTTGGCGTCTGGAGGCAGCACGAAGTCGATCACGGTCCTCGGCACGGTTGCCGGCAACATCCAGGCGGGTACACGGTTGGTGAAGGCACGGGTGCGCGTCTCTGTGAACGGGCCTGCCGCCCTCGTGGGACGTGACTAGGCTGTGAACGACCGCGGTGCGATCAATACCAAGCCTGGTTATCCTGTCGGTGGCGACTGCTCATGGCGCTGCTAAGATCATAAGACTTTGGGAGTCGTGCACAATCTCGTTCGGTCAGGGCCACCGGAAGCCTTGGCTGCGTTCTTGAAGGCGAATCCCAAGGCGAGCAACGAACTCGACGAGGACGGTCGCCCGCCGCTTCACCACGTGCTTAAGGACGAGGAGCCCTCTCCTGAAATCGTGCGCCTGCTGCTCGAAGCCGGGGCCGATCCTCTGTTCGTCTACGTTGACAAGTTCCCTGAGCCTCCGGAAGGGCTTGACCTCGATTCGATCCTTTCCGACGAGCTCGACCTCGACCTTCCGAGCGAAATGATTTCGGGTTCATACGAGATCCGCGAGCCGCTGTTCGAGCTGGCGATTCTTCAAGGCGACTTCGACACTGTCCGACTATTCGTCGAGCACGGGGCCGACGTCCATGCCGCCAATTCCAGTGGTTACTCTTCCCTGTTGAGCGCCGTCTATGGAAGGAAAGAGAATCTGCCGCTGATCGAGTACCTCATCGGCCTTGGCGTCGATCTGATGCAGCCGAGCCAATACGGTGAAAGGCCCCTGACCGCTTCGGCGAAAAACGGCAAGTACTCTTATGTAAAAGCGCTCGTCGAGGCCGGTGCACACGAGGGTGTGCTCCAGTGGACGCCGCTCATCCGGTCGGTTGCGATCGGTTCGATCGAGGACGTGGAACGTGAGCTGACCCGAGGTCCGGATCTCGAAGCACGCGACGCGTCGGGGCACACGGCCATGGATGTCGCCATTTTGAAGGGCGACATCGATGCGGCCATGCTGCTCCGTTCCTCCGGAGCGGCATTCTCAGCCACAAACGGGCGTCAAAATTCCGCAGTCTGCCTTGCCGTCCTCTCGGGAAGCACCGGCCTCGTCCAATGGTTGGTCGCCGAAGGTTGCCCGGTCGATAGCGTGGATAGAACGGGAGACACGGCGCTCGTCGTGGCCGTACATTCGGGTGACGCGGCGATGATCCGGACGTTGCTCGACCTAGGCGCCGACCCGAACTTCAGCATGGACTATTCTAGCGTCTTCGATGGGCTCGTAGACAAGGAGAGCATCATTAGTCTTCTGAGCGCCGGTGCCGATCCGACCCACCTGCGGTCTGACAATATTAGGGCCGTCTTAGGTTTCGGGCGAGCAGAGTTCGACAGTTTGGACTCTGTGACGGTCGCGGAGTACCGAGCGGCCAAGGACCCTCGCGAAGGGAGGTCGAACCCAGAGGACATGACCGGGCCGTTCAAGGTCGCAATGGTCAAATCGGGCTTTGACGCCTACGGCGCGCGTCAGCGCTTCAATGATCCTTCGAAATATGTTTGCCCGGTTCCTGGCTCGCGAGGCACTCCCGTCTGGTGCGCGGCCCGGTTTGGGCAGTCCATGACCATCCTTCCAGACGGTCGTGTGGTCTTGATCGCAGGCGAGCACGAGGACTGGTACGACCCAGATTTCTGCATCTACAACGACGTTATCGTCGGCTGGCCGGACGGGGAGCTCCGCATCTACGGCTATCCGTTTTCGGTCTTTCCTCCGACGGACTTCCATACGGCCACTCTATTAGAGAGCTCTATCGCCATCATTGGCGGTCTGGGCTGTCTCGGGGAGAGGCAGGGAGACACGCCGGTCCTGAAACTGTCTACAAATGACTTCCGGATGGAGCCCGTGGCCACGAGCGGCCCATCACCCGGTCGGGTCTTCAAACACCGCGCAGAGTTGAGCGACGGCAAGATCAAAGTGTGGGGAGGGCAGGTCGTTAGGTTCATTGGCGGCAAAGAGGAGCACGTCCAGAATACGGCCGTCCATCTCTTGGATCTCGCAACAATGACATGGACAGCGGTCGAAGTCGGCGGGTGGCCAGACCTTGGTGACCTCCAGATGGGTGGCGGATGGCCTGACCATGCGTGACCTCTCGCAGGGGTAGCCGGGCTGAAACGGGATGGTCCGTGCCCGTTCGCACCCCTGTCCGTCACACGGACCCTTAAAGCCTGGCCGTCATGGGTGCATTCGCGCTGTCGCGAGCCTCTCTTCGACTCCAAAAGGGCCGTTCCCGTGCCCCGTCCTAGGTTCCTTCGTACGCCACCCTCTGTGCTCGACACGTGCTCGACACGTGCTCGGAACGTGCTCGGAACGGCCGTGTCGAGCACGTGTCGAGCACATCCGGAGCACACGTCGAGCACAGACAGAAGCTACAGACGGCGCGTGGGCCGACCCAAGACGGCCGCGTCAAGAGTGGCCGTAACAAGGTGCCACGACCCTCCAGGCGGACAAAGCGACGGGACCAGGGGAAGGCGCTCGGCCGGCCCCTGGATCCCTCGGTCAGACGCTCACTTACCGGCCCGCTTGCGCGCCCACCAGACGATGCCGGCGATCGGCAGCCAGACCGGGGCCATGAAGACCAGGTAGATCACGCCGACGCCGATGAACCGGCCGAAAAAGCCGAGCAGGTCGCCCGCGCCCTTCGTCGTCTGGCCGAACCAGTCGTTCGGAGTCGATTCGTCGAGTTGGCCGGACTGCGTCAATGTCAGCGAGACGCGGCTCATGTCGGCGAGGCCTTCGAGCGCCTTCGTCTGGGCTTTCAGACCCGAGATGTCCTGGCGGACGCTGCTCAAGCGGCGGCGGATCTCCAGCCGGATGTCCGACTGCCGGGCCCGTTCCAACTCCTTGATCAGGTTCTGCTCTTCGTCGGCGAGGGCGGTGATGCGTCCCTTGCCGTCGGCGATCGAGGCCGTCACGTCCTGGCCCGTCACGTTCTCATGGTCGACCGTCCCGAGCCTCCGGAGCGTGTCGAGCATGGCCACGAAGCTCTTTTCCGGCACCTCGAACTGCATCGTGGCGGTCGAGGTGTCCTGGCGGCCGTCGTAACGGGTGTCGCCGACGAAACCGTTCATCGCATTGACCTGGCGTTCGACCTCGGCCACCGACTTGCGGACGTCCTTCACTTTGACGCCCATGTCGGCGTTGCGGACGACCTTGCGCGCCGTCTCGACCCCTCCCAGGCCTTGGCGCGGCGTGACGGGCTGGGCGGACGTCGCGGGCGCCTTGTCGCCGGCTGACTGCCTGAACTGCTCGCTGCCGGCCGCCCGGCCGCGCGCCACCCTCTTCTTGGCCAGCTCGACGGGAGACTCGGTCTTCATCTTGCCCGCGACGACGCCGTCGCCGAACTGCGTGCCGTTCGAGGTCTCGCTTTCGGAGGGGACCGGAGCCCCGCCGCCACCGCCGACCGCGATGTCCGCGCCTTTCTCGGCCTGCGGACGCTGCGGATCGGCGAAACCTTCGGTCAATTCCGTCCTCCGTTCCTTGTCCGTCGCACGGTCGGCGTCGGCCTGCGGCAAGGGGGCCGCCGTCGGGCTGGCCGTCTCCACGGCGCTCTTGGCCGCGCCTGCGGCGAATTCCGCCTTCGCTGCGTCGTTGGCCCCCGCGAACGGCACGCCGGGCAACAGCTTGGAGCCGACGAGCCCGATCAGGAACAGGCCGGCCACGCCGGACGCCGCATAGGCGCCCCACTTCCACATCGTCGGCCGCGACCGGACCACACGGTCCACGGCCTTGTCAGCCCCGCTCGCTTGCGGCTCGCGGGACGCGTCTTGGATCTCACCACTGAGGATTTTCATGAACAGGACCTCGTCGCGAAGCGCAGGATCTTGGTCGATGGCGGCTTGGACTTCGGCCGCACGCTCAGGGGACAGTTCGCCGTCAAGGAAAGCCTTCAGGTCGTCACGGATGCTCATGGCTGGACTCCTGAAAAGGACAGATATGCCCTGTCAAACCTTAACGCTTCTACCCGCACAAGTGCCTCCTCATGTGTTGGAACGCATGGTGCAGGCGGCTCTTGACGGTGCCTTCGGGCACGCCGACGATTTCGGCGATCTCGGCGTAGCGCAGGCCTTCGACCTCGTGCAACAGGACGACCTCGCGGTGCTCCTCGCTCAGCCGTTGAAGGGCTTGACGGAGGGCTTCCCGGTCGATCGGGGTCTGGGCCGAGGTGTCGGGCGCCTCCAGCCATGCGGCCAGGGGCAAGGGGTCGAGCCTGCGTTTGCGGGCCATGGTCCGGCAATGGTTGTGCGCGATGCCGAGAAGCCACGTCTCGAACGTGGACTTTCCTTGATAGCGCTTGAGGGACCGTTGCATGGTCACGAACGTCTCCTGAGCGGCGTCCTGGCCCAGGTCGTCGCCGAGCCGCCGGGCGCAGAAACGGAACACCCGGGAATAGTGCTCGCGCACCAGGCTTCCCAGAGCGTCGCGGTCTCCATGCCTCGCTTGCTCGATCCGACCGTCCATTACGGTTCGCTCGTGTCCTGAGTGTCGGGACGGGCGGAGTCCGTTCAACGGTCCCGCTAAAAATCTTGCGGGACGAGGGCGATGCGCTTGCGGACGGCCAAGTCTCGGGCTTGGGACACGGTCAACCGGACAGAAAGGAACAGGAGCAAGGCGACCGCGGCCGCGCTCAGGAAGTTGGAGACGGAGAGGGCCTCGTCCGGGCCGAACGAGAACCGGACCGAGAACAGCAGGACGAGGTCGATCACGGTCATGAAGATCCCCGCGACCAGCCCTTCCAACCGGAGCGGGCCGAGCTGCCGCAGGGAAGGGTGCAGGTGGAGCGGGGGAAGGCGCGTCTCCAAAGAGCCGTGGGGCCGTTCCTTGAGCCAGAGAGCCACGGCCTTGTCCAGGGCGCCTGTGCGTCGGCGTGCGGAATGGTCTTCGAACGGGTCGATGTACTTGTAACGCAGGACGAGGCCGGTCTCGGACTCGATCGGGATCCATCGGGGCGGGCGGCCCTCGTCGATGTTGGGCCGCCTTTTCCTGGGCCACTCTTGCACCGGGGGCACGTCCTCCGCGTTGACGCGGAACACGGTCTGGAGGCCCTTGAAGAAGAGCGTGCCGTCGCTCAGCCAGAGGAACCCTTCGTCGTAGCCCGTCACGACCCCGTCCTGTGCGATCTCGAGCATGACCGGACAGGCAGCGGTCTCCGGCACCTTGGTGCTGAGCCGCTTGAGGCCGGTGCCGATGTCGATGCGGTTGGACAGCCGGTAGTAGAGGAACCCGAGCGCGGCTTGGGCCGACACCATGATGAGGAAGACCTCGAGGTGCTGGGTGAACGACGTCTCCGGGTTCTGGAAGTTGTGGGCGAAGACGAAGTACCAGAGGACGCCGAAGATGAGGAACGCCCAGGCGAAAAACCGGAGCCAGGCCGTCTCGAGGGACGACTCTTCGATCCGCTCTAAGGCGTTCGACGGGATGCGCCACGTGGCTGTCGGTTTTGCGACCATGTCTTCGGTTTCGGACTCAAGCCCGCTGATCGACCCCACCTGTCCAGTCTACAGGCATTTTCGGCCGGCCGTTAGACAAGTCCGACGAGCAGTCCGGCCGTCTCCTCGACGGCCTCGCCGAAAATCCTACACGCGTCCAGCGCCTTGTCCCGGGAAATCACCAACGGCGGTTCGATGCGGATGACGCGCGGGTTGTTGAGCGTATAGGCGGCGACCATGCCGCGCTTGACCATCTGCGCGATCACGAGTTCGCCGACCTCGTCGATCGAGAACTCCACGCCGATCAAGAGCCCTCGACCACGGACTTCGGCGATGAGGTCGTGCTTGGCTTGGAGCTCCCGAAGGGCGGCGGTCATGAGCGCGCCGGTCTCGGCAGCCTTCGCGACGAGGCCCTCTTCCTCAAGGACCTCGAGGGCCGCGAGTCCCGCCGCGCAGGCCAATTGGTTGCCGCCGAAGGTGGACGTGTGCACCAGCGGGTTGCGGCCGAAGACGCGTTCCCAGACGTCGGCGGTGCCCATTGTCGCGCCGATGGGGACGACCCCTCCGCCGAGCGCCTTGGCAAGGGTCATGAGGTCGGGCTTGACGGCGTCGTGGTCGCAACCCCAAAGGTGTCCTGTCCGGCCGAGGCCCGTCTGGACCTCGTCGACGATCAGGAGCGCGCCGTGCATGTCGCAGGCCGCGCGCAGTTCGCGGAGGTAGCCGTCCGGCGGGACGCGCACGCCGCCCTCGCCTTGGACGGGCTCGACGATCATGCAAGCGGTGTCGCCGTCGATGGCATCCGTCGCGGCCTTGGCGTCGCCATAAGGAACGAACACGGCGCCGGGCACGAGCGGCTCGAACGGCTTGCGGAACTTGTCCCGGCCGGTGACGCTGAGCGCGCCCATCGTCTTACCGTGGTAACTGCCGACGGTGGAGACCATCTTCTGGCGCCCGGTCGCGAGCTTGGCGAACTTGAGCGCGGCCTCGACCGCCTCCGCGCCGCTGTTGCTGAAGAAGGTGAATTCGAGCCCTTCAGGGGCCAGGCCCGCGAGCCGTTCGGCGAGCTCGCCTTGGACGGGGTTGAAGAAGGTCTTGCCGCTCATCGGCATGGCGTCGAGCTGGCGCTTGACCGCTTCGACGACCTTCGGGTGCCGGTGGCCGAGGGTAAAGACCCCATAGCCGCCGAGGCAGTCGATGTACTCCTTGCCGTCCTGGTCCCAGACGGCGGACCCTTCGCCGCGCACTTCGACCCCGAACCCCGCGAAGCTCATGAGCTTGGCGAGCCCGGGGTTCACGTGCTCGGCATAGCGTCGGAGTGTGGCTTCGGTGAGCGCCTCGGCATCCATGCGGAGATTGTAGTTGGCCGTCTTGGTGCGGCGGTAGGCAGAGGGGAAGTCGGTCGAGGGGACGAGCGGTGCTTTTCTCTTCATAAGCGCCCCCTCCGTCCCGCCGGAGCGGTCCACCTCCCCCGATGCCGCGCACGATCATCGCGGAATCAGGGGAGGACCCGCAATCCCGACATTGGGGCCTTGATAGCCCACGCGGTTGGACAGGGCGTCCGGCCACCTGGTTCCTCCCCTGATCGGCGATGGTTCGTGCGCCTATCGGGGAAGGGCACTATGACTCTTGCACATTGGTCTCGAGAGCGGGAGTCTTGAGTGCTCATCCTGACTTCTGTCTCAGAAGAAGCGAGGCTAGCCATCGTGTAATCTCAAATCGTGACGGCCTACCAGCGGTGGCAGAGAGCGAGGCGGATGCTCCTGAGTGTGTGGGTCGTGGCGGCCGTGCTGGCGACCGCTGCTTAGGGCGTACTCCACGTTCGATTCGCCGTGTCGACGGTAGCGCTCTTAGGCTGCCTCGGCAGTCTTTTCTTCATCGTCTTTGCGCCTAAGACTGATCCCGAAAGATAGCCCGCGTGCTTCAGCCACGTCTTGACCTACTGGGAAGGGCTGTTACCCCCTCCGTCCCGCCGGAGCGGTCCACCTCCCCCGATGCTGCGCACGATCATCGCGGAATCAGGGGAGGACCTGTGCCGATTACCTCGTGCTTCCGGCAACAGAGCCTTGAGCACGCCGCCGTACCGCTTCCGATGTGATTACTGACTTGCGTCCACAGGGTCCTCCCCTGATCGGCGATGGTTCGTGCGCCTAACGGGGGAGGTGGATCCCGGATGTCCGTGCCGGGAGACGGAGGGGGTCGCGTACATTCGACGGTCAGTGCCGCCGACTTCGCGTTCCGGAACCGCCAAACCACGCTGCTAGAGAGCGCTTAAGACCGATCCCCAACGATAGCCCGAGTGACCAGCGGGTCGATCGAGATAGCACGGGAACGGCATGATAGAATGCAGTCGTGCCGCTGACACCCATGTCGAGGTTCGAGTTTTGGCTCGTGGTCGCGACCTTTGCTGCGGCATTGACCGTGGGAAAGGTCTTCGGGCCGGCTGCAGGGTTCGGTGTGATCTTGTCCGGATCGCTCGTCAATGTCATCGTCCGCTTGTCGTCCCAGAGATCCGGCGGGACGAACCGTTAGGCCGCCTCTCGGTGATCGGAGTGTGCGGGGTCTTGTTCATTCGACGGTCAGGGCCGCCGACTTCGAGTTCCGGAACCGCCTGACCACGGTGTCACAAAGCCCTCGGAACGCCTTGATCCCCGACGCACGCCGAGACGCGGCCACAGGCTTCACCGCCCCGCCGCTGATCGCGCACGGCAGCATTTCGGCCTTCTGGAACGTGCGACCTTCGAAAGTCAACCGGAATATCCCGGTCGATCCGCCCAATGGCGACACGAGGTTTCCGAGCGAATAAAAGACCGGACGCCCGGCGTAGAGCTCGGCCCCTTGGAGCACGTGGGGATGTGCGCCAAGTACGCAGTCGGCTCCTGCCTCGATCCACTTGCGGCCGAGTTGGACCTGATAAGCGTTGGGAACAGTCTTGCGCTCGGTCCCCCAGTGCGACCAGACCACGACGACGTCCGCCTCCTTGCGCGCAGACGACACGGCCGCTTTCAGTCTCCGCGAGAGCGCCTGCGCTTCGGTTGGACGGGCCGCGCCCTTCCGACCCTTGCCCACGGGGTCGAGCGCTACCGGCAGTCCGGCCAGCGTGGCGACGCCCGGGGACGAAGCCGTCGCCGGAGTGCACTTCCAAAGGGCGCCCGGAGTCTGGAACGCGTGGAACGACAAGAAGGCGACCTTGAGGCCGTTCTTGAGCTTGACGACGCGGTGTTCCACGGCCTGGGCGGCATCCTTGCCCGCTCCGCACCAGGCGATCTTCTGACGGTCGAGGGCGGCGGTCATCTGGGCCAACCCACGAGGGCCGTAGTCCATCGCATGGTTGTTGCCCAGCGACACGAGGTCGAACCCAGCCGCCGCCAAGTGCGGCGCGTGGCGCGGATCGGCCTTGAGGACGAACTGGGTCTTGGCCTTGAGTTCTGCCGCCGACTTCCGAGCCGTCGGCGTCCGGGAGTCCGTCAGCGGGATCTCGAGGTTGGCGGTCGCGAGGTCGGCCTGGCGGAACCATGGGGCGACGCCCGTGAAGACGGCTGAAGAGGGAACGACGGCGTTGAGCATGACGTCGCCTCCGACGACCATCGTCCAGGTCTGACCCGAAAGCGCCAAAGAAAGCAGCACGTTGAGTCAGACGGACCGACGGCCCCCGACGCCGCCCAAAAGGCATTCTGCACTTTGAGATCAAGGTACAACTCGGGGAACGCCCGCCGATGGAACCGACCGACCCGAAGTCGAGCCTGAGATCCGTTTTCGCCGCCGTCGCCGCCCTCCTTGTCGTCTGCTTCATCGCCGTGTTCTTGGCTGGCGGTCTCGCCCTTGCATCGGCTGAAGAGGGGACCGCCCACTCCCGCACGTCCCGGTTGTTGGAGGTCGTCCTCTCGCGGATGAGGGACATGGAAACGGGACAGCGCGGGTATCTGATCACGGGTGAGGCCGGCTATCTGCAGCCTTATCGCGAGGCGTCGTCCGCTCTCGCGGCCAGTATCGAGGACTTTAAGGCGACGGCCGAAAAGACGGGCGTACCGGCCGCGGACGTGGACAAGTTGACCGGATTGATTTCGGCCAAGCGCGCCGAGCTCCTCGACACCGTCGAAACCCATGACCGCGAGGGTCGGGACGCCGCCGTCCGGAGGGTCCAGTCCGGAAAGGGCAAGGCTCTCATGGACGAGATCCGGGCCGTCGTGCAGACCCTGCAGGCGCAGCAACAACGGTTGATGGACAAGAACGCCGTCGACCTGGCCCGGCTCACCGTCTTCCGTACCGTAGCGTTCGGGGTCGTGACGGCCTTGAGCCTCGTGGCGCTCGCTTCGGCCTACCGTCGGATCGGCCGTGAAACGGCACGGCGGTATGAGGCGGCGAAGGAAACGGTCCTCCAGAAGAACCTGCTCGAAGTCACCTTGGCGAGCATCGGCGACGGAGTCATCGTGACCGATACCGCTGGCCGCGTGACGTTCCTGAACGCCGTCGCGAACGACTTGACGGGATGGGGACAGGAAGCCGTCGGGCGACCGTGCGCGGAAGTCTTCGACATCGTCAATGAGGAAACCAGGCTGCCCGTCGAAAGCCCGGTCGACAAAGTCATCCGGTCAGGCGTCGTCGTCGGTCTGGCTAACCACACCGTCCTCATCAAGAAAGACAAGTCTGAACTCCCGATCGACGACAGTGGGGCACCGATCAAAGACGCCGACGACGTGTTCCACGGCGTCGTCCTCGTGTTCCGGGACTTCAGCGAGCACAAACGCGCGCAGAAGGAGCTCAAGGCGGCGAAGGACCACGCGGACATCGCGAGCCTTGCGAAAGACCGCTTCATCGCCTCCTTGTCGCACGAGTTGCGGACGCCTTTGACACCGGTCATAGCGCTTCTGTCCTCGTGGCAGTCCGATCCGACGTTCCCAGAGTCTCGCCGCGGCGACGTCGACCTGATCCGGCGGAGCCTCGACCTCGAATCCCGCCTCATCGACGACTTGCTCGACCTTTCCAAAATCATCCAAGGCAAGCTTTCGATCGCCTTCGAGCCGACCGATCTCCACCAAGTCTTGACGTGGACGCTTGAACTGTGCACCACGGAAGCCGAGCAGCGGGGCGTCGCTTTACGTCCGGCGCTGCTGGCCCGGTCGACCTCCGTGCAAGGGGACCAGGCCCGCCTGCACCAAGTGTTCTGGAACATCGTCCGGAACGCCGTCAAGTTCAGCGAGCCCGGCGCCGAAGTCCGCATCGAGACGCGGGACTTGGACGGGGGCCAGATCGAGATCACGGTCAGCGACGACGGTTTCGGCATGGACGTCGAGACGCTCGACAACCTGTTCGAGCCGTTCCAACAAGGTGCAGGAGCAAGCCGGTTCGGTGGCCTCGGTCTCGGACTCTCGATCTCGAAGGGACT
The Armatimonadota bacterium DNA segment above includes these coding regions:
- a CDS encoding CapA family protein encodes the protein MLLSLALSGQTWTMVVGGDVMLNAVVPSSAVFTGVAPWFRQADLATANLEIPLTDSRTPTARKSAAELKAKTQFVLKADPRHAPHLAAAGFDLVSLGNNHAMDYGPRGLAQMTAALDRQKIAWCGAGKDAAQAVEHRVVKLKNGLKVAFLSFHAFQTPGALWKCTPATASSPGVATLAGLPVALDPVGKGRKGAARPTEAQALSRRLKAAVSSARKEADVVVVWSHWGTERKTVPNAYQVQLGRKWIEAGADCVLGAHPHVLQGAELYAGRPVFYSLGNLVSPLGGSTGIFRLTFEGRTFQKAEMLPCAISGGAVKPVAASRRASGIKAFRGLCDTVVRRFRNSKSAALTVE
- a CDS encoding ankyrin repeat domain-containing protein, which codes for MHNLVRSGPPEALAAFLKANPKASNELDEDGRPPLHHVLKDEEPSPEIVRLLLEAGADPLFVYVDKFPEPPEGLDLDSILSDELDLDLPSEMISGSYEIREPLFELAILQGDFDTVRLFVEHGADVHAANSSGYSSLLSAVYGRKENLPLIEYLIGLGVDLMQPSQYGERPLTASAKNGKYSYVKALVEAGAHEGVLQWTPLIRSVAIGSIEDVERELTRGPDLEARDASGHTAMDVAILKGDIDAAMLLRSSGAAFSATNGRQNSAVCLAVLSGSTGLVQWLVAEGCPVDSVDRTGDTALVVAVHSGDAAMIRTLLDLGADPNFSMDYSSVFDGLVDKESIISLLSAGADPTHLRSDNIRAVLGFGRAEFDSLDSVTVAEYRAAKDPREGRSNPEDMTGPFKVAMVKSGFDAYGARQRFNDPSKYVCPVPGSRGTPVWCAARFGQSMTILPDGRVVLIAGEHEDWYDPDFCIYNDVIVGWPDGELRIYGYPFSVFPPTDFHTATLLESSIAIIGGLGCLGERQGDTPVLKLSTNDFRMEPVATSGPSPGRVFKHRAELSDGKIKVWGGQVVRFIGGKEEHVQNTAVHLLDLATMTWTAVEVGGWPDLGDLQMGGGWPDHA
- a CDS encoding DUF4349 domain-containing protein, which produces MSIRDDLKAFLDGELSPERAAEVQAAIDQDPALRDEVLFMKILSGEIQDASREPQASGADKAVDRVVRSRPTMWKWGAYAASGVAGLFLIGLVGSKLLPGVPFAGANDAAKAEFAAGAAKSAVETASPTAAPLPQADADRATDKERRTELTEGFADPQRPQAEKGADIAVGGGGGAPVPSESETSNGTQFGDGVVAGKMKTESPVELAKKRVARGRAAGSEQFRQSAGDKAPATSAQPVTPRQGLGGVETARKVVRNADMGVKVKDVRKSVAEVERQVNAMNGFVGDTRYDGRQDTSTATMQFEVPEKSFVAMLDTLRRLGTVDHENVTGQDVTASIADGKGRITALADEEQNLIKELERARQSDIRLEIRRRLSSVRQDISGLKAQTKALEGLADMSRVSLTLTQSGQLDESTPNDWFGQTTKGAGDLLGFFGRFIGVGVIYLVFMAPVWLPIAGIVWWARKRAGK
- a CDS encoding RNA polymerase sigma factor yields the protein MDGRIEQARHGDRDALGSLVREHYSRVFRFCARRLGDDLGQDAAQETFVTMQRSLKRYQGKSTFETWLLGIAHNHCRTMARKRRLDPLPLAAWLEAPDTSAQTPIDREALRQALQRLSEEHREVVLLHEVEGLRYAEIAEIVGVPEGTVKSRLHHAFQHMRRHLCG
- a CDS encoding aspartate aminotransferase family protein; translation: MDAEALTEATLRRYAEHVNPGLAKLMSFAGFGVEVRGEGSAVWDQDGKEYIDCLGGYGVFTLGHRHPKVVEAVKRQLDAMPMSGKTFFNPVQGELAERLAGLAPEGLEFTFFSNSGAEAVEAALKFAKLATGRQKMVSTVGSYHGKTMGALSVTGRDKFRKPFEPLVPGAVFVPYGDAKAATDAIDGDTACMIVEPVQGEGGVRVPPDGYLRELRAACDMHGALLIVDEVQTGLGRTGHLWGCDHDAVKPDLMTLAKALGGGVVPIGATMGTADVWERVFGRNPLVHTSTFGGNQLACAAGLAALEVLEEEGLVAKAAETGALMTAALRELQAKHDLIAEVRGRGLLIGVEFSIDEVGELVIAQMVKRGMVAAYTLNNPRVIRIEPPLVISRDKALDACRIFGEAVEETAGLLVGLV
- a CDS encoding CHASE3 domain-containing protein, which translates into the protein MEPTDPKSSLRSVFAAVAALLVVCFIAVFLAGGLALASAEEGTAHSRTSRLLEVVLSRMRDMETGQRGYLITGEAGYLQPYREASSALAASIEDFKATAEKTGVPAADVDKLTGLISAKRAELLDTVETHDREGRDAAVRRVQSGKGKALMDEIRAVVQTLQAQQQRLMDKNAVDLARLTVFRTVAFGVVTALSLVALASAYRRIGRETARRYEAAKETVLQKNLLEVTLASIGDGVIVTDTAGRVTFLNAVANDLTGWGQEAVGRPCAEVFDIVNEETRLPVESPVDKVIRSGVVVGLANHTVLIKKDKSELPIDDSGAPIKDADDVFHGVVLVFRDFSEHKRAQKELKAAKDHADIASLAKDRFIASLSHELRTPLTPVIALLSSWQSDPTFPESRRGDVDLIRRSLDLESRLIDDLLDLSKIIQGKLSIAFEPTDLHQVLTWTLELCTTEAEQRGVALRPALLARSTSVQGDQARLHQVFWNIVRNAVKFSEPGAEVRIETRDLDGGQIEITVSDDGFGMDVETLDNLFEPFQQGAGASRFGGLGLGLSISKGLVLAHGGEIFGSSDGPGKGSKIKVVFPVRSATTFEHAPGGVVDSATEVKPLRVLLVEDHVDTATIVARLFEESGYRISVAHDVAGAITMVEGSGPFDVMISDVGLPDGTGYDLLARIRSSEAGQGTLRAVALTGYGMDEDVRRCREAGFDEHLTKPVDFTRLLKTVVRLGSGEAD